A stretch of Oryza brachyantha chromosome 4, ObraRS2, whole genome shotgun sequence DNA encodes these proteins:
- the LOC102699500 gene encoding uncharacterized protein LOC102699500 translates to MSTPVGVAPRRSSRLASSSAPHAGAAQPSSPLPRRRRRGASPSGCAREVHNVPHPVVMLDDNKADQPVEAGELKKQGEEGMEAEELEEMDKDVEVSEELPSWLPDGWIMEVRRGDNGSIYRYYTSPVSGYTFSTKMETLYYLFSEMDERVLESQACADGNELHRMHTWLPDGWIIEIRAGGKKMEKMYKFYAHLPTGVRFLSKENVLRYSIEGKISRCDVKVLCDTSSEDNILATVEFNPDGLPEGWVKEMIFRKCNDGIRKDPYYTDPVSRHVFRTLKSVINYLETGEITKHAYIPRRSVTDMYSFERCTDLPQSMLKRLKIQGKAKKKFVGASVIDKKLPNGQTSNNCMSSELDPRFEPEARKFVTVKAISESKEADNSDIPKRPRGRPRKILMPTAESSKAEKALVTSEASKRSRAEDVTSCLNRLSEPKEEMVKATGTTGKESVSSNNAKRPGGSPPKKFKHITDCSLDCPKSSNEESDHIVVTEGLGIGDEQQMPKENTLEYANMNEHVLVIQELGDTSNREKDKLSLVADRDLHEHENVKFTEAAGKLACTAVHKFYMRRSSNHTVALRKG, encoded by the exons ATGTCCACCCCGGTCGGCGTGGCGCCCCGCCGCTCATCCAGGCTGGCCTCCTCCAGCGCTCCCCACGCCGGAGCCGCGCAGCCCTCCTCCCCACttcctcgacgccgccgccgcggcgcctcGCCATCTGGCTGCGCCAG AGAGGTTCACAATGTGCCGCACCCAGTGGTCATGTTAGATGACAACAAAGCGGACCAACCTGTTGAGGCAGGAGAATTGAAGAAGCAAGGGGAAGAGGGCATGGAGGCAGAGGAGCTAGAGGAGATGGACAAGGACGTGGAAGTGTCGGAGGAACTACCTAGTTGGCTTCCTGATGGTTGGATCATGGAGGTGCGACGTGGCGACAATGGCTCCATCTACCGG TACTACACTTCTCCAGTGTCAGGATACACATTCTCCACGAAGATGGAGACACTATATTATCTTTTCTCAGAGATGGACGAGCGTGTGCTGGAGTCACAGGCGTGTGCCGATGGCAATGAGCTTCAT AGAATGCACACTTGGCTTCCAGATGGGTGGATAATTGAAATCAGAGCAGGGGGTAAGAAGATGGAGAAAATGTACAAG TTCTATGCTCATCTTCCTACTGGAGTGAGATTCTTGTCAAAAGAAAATGTATTGCGCTATTCTATTGAGGGGAAGATTTCTAGATGTGATGTGAAGGTGTTGTGCGATACAAGCTCTGAAGATAAT ATTCTTGCAACGGTGGAATTTAATCCAGATGGACTTCCAGAAGGATGGGTGAAGGAAATGATATTTAGAAAGTGCAATGATGGAATTAGGAAAGACCCG TATTATACTGACCCTGTTAGTCGTCATGTATTCCGTACACTTAAGTCTGTAATCAACTATCTTGAAACCGGAGAAATCACTAAACATGCCTATATTCCCAGGAGAAGCGTCACTGACATGTACTCTTTTGAAAGGTGCACAGATCTG CCTCAAAGTATGTTGAAAAGACTGAAAATACAAGgaaaagcaaagaaaaaatttgTTGGAGCATCAGTTATAGACAAGAAACTACCAAATGGCCAAACATCAAATAACT GTATGTCTTCTGAGTTGGATCCTCGATTTGAGCCAGAAGCAAGGAAGTTTGTAACTGTTAAAGCTATAAGCGAAAGCAAAGAAGCAGATAACTCAGATATTCCCAAGCGACCAAGAGGAAGACCACGGAAAATCTTGATGCCAACTGCTGAAAGCTCCAAAGCTGAGAAGGCATTAGTCACATCAGAGGCTAGCAAGAGATCAAGAG CTGAAGACGTTACTTCTTGCTTAAATCGTCTATCTGAGCCAAAGGAAGAGATGGTCAAAGCCACTGGCACCACCGGAAAAGAGTCGGTCAGTTCAAATAATGCCAAACGACCTGGAGGGAgccccccaaaaaaattcaagcacATTACTGACTGCAGTTTGGATTGTCCCAAGAGTTCAAATGAGGAGTCAGATCATATAGTTGTGACGGAGGGATTGGGTATTGGAGATGAACAACAAATGCCAAAGGAAAACACACTGGAGTATGCTAATATGAATGAGCACGTTTTGGTAATCCAGGAACTGGGCGACACAAGCAACAGGGAGAAAGATAAATTGAGCTTGGTGGCTGATCGAGATCTGCACGAGCATGAAAACGTCAAGTTTACTGAAGCTGCTGGAAAGCTAGCCTGCACTGCagttcataaattttatatgaggAGGAGCAGCAACCATACGGTGGCATTGAGAAAAGGATAA
- the LOC102710685 gene encoding OVARIAN TUMOR DOMAIN-containing deubiquitinating enzyme 1-like isoform X1, producing MAAKKLRRRRLRLRLRGRRSSSSAAADLVGFTSVFVLPWAVMSFPGKMFCPVPFRWLEFGARMVHKKVAKSSGDCLFMSAQNECPLYIGRNDSAPLTMHNYLALRKKWWRLLAGKRTYLRPPKSHLGHDGAFKCPNARPSTLGCQEPLLALVHLSTEKHIIKQKIKLLGEQYALVRQVRKDGSSFYRAFVFSLMENLGQMLEKQVEIARLMERVDMSLEKLSDLEWDKAYFLNPAAYFSSVANEFDDLVKSVADGLPADELYKSSLQEIKSSRTLSLLRLLTEIEIRTREEDYLPCPLGYTDALEFCVKMVRPMDIEPGVTQIKALSNALGVPLRIEVADSSSQFGAVQVTRIYFFPQSEPTDPSESSPGKATETLEQQTDSVPVERAGECPSGNFLTSGGIPLVSLLYRPAHYDILYLK from the exons atggcggcgaagAAGctacgccgccgtcgtctccgccTTCGTCTTCGCGGCCG CcgttcttcctcctctgccGCTGCGGATTTGGTGGGCTTCACCTCCGTGTTTGTGCTGCCTTGGGCGGTGATGAGTTTTCCAGGAAAAATGTTTTGTCCAGTCCCATTCCGATGGTTGGAATTTGGTGCG CGCATGGTCCATAAGAAGGTGGCAAAATCCTCTGGAGATTGCTTGTTCATGAGTGCTCAAAACGAATGTCCACTTTATATTGGTCGGAATGACTCAGCACCGCTCACCATGCACAACTATTTGGCACTGCGCAAAAAATGGTGGCGCCTGCTCGCTGGCAAGAGAACATACCTCCGACCACCAAAGAGCCACCTTGGACACGATGGTGCCTTCAAGTGTCCAAATGCTCGTCCAAGTACATTAGGATGTCAG GAACCACTCTTGGCTTTGGTTCACCTATCTACAGAGAAACACATCATCAAGCAAAAGATCAAG CTTTTGGGCGAGCAATATGCTCTTGTCAGACAAGTGCGCAAAGATGGTAGCAGTTTTTACAGGGCCTTTGTCTTTTCCTTAATG GAGAATCTTGGACAAATGCTAGAAAAGCAAGTTGAGATCGCTCGGCTGATGGAACGCGTTGACATGTCCTTAGAAAAACTCTCCGACCTTGAATGGGACAAAGCATACTTCCTAAATCCTGCGGCATACTTCTCAAGTGTTGCTAAT GAGTTCGATGATTTGGTCAAGTCTGTTGCAGATGG TCTGCCTGCCGATGAATTGTACAAGAGCAGCCTACAAGAAATCAAGTCATCAAGGA CTCTTTCTTTGCTTAGATTGCTGACAGAGATTGAAATCCGCACACGAGAAGAGGACTACTTGCCATGTCCCCTTGGATATACTGATGCCCTTGAG TTTTGTGTGAAGATGGTGCGTCCCATGGACATTGAACCTGGTGTAACACAAATCAAGGCTCTATCAAACGCACTTGGCGTCCCGTTGCGCATCGAGGTTGCTGATTCAAGCTCTCAGTTTGGGGCAGTTCAAGTGACACGAATATATTTCTTCCCTCAATCAGAGCCTACGGATCCAAGTGAGTCCTCACCAGGCAAAGCCACAGAAACTCTGGAGCAGCAAACAGATAGTGTCCCAGTTGAGAGGGCTGGAGAATGCCCGAGTGGGAATTTCCTAACGTCCGGTGGCATACCTCTGGTGTCCTTGCTGTATAGGCCTGCCCACTATGACATTCTTTACCTCAAGTGA
- the LOC102710968 gene encoding transketolase, chloroplastic-like: protein MATRAPTSPAAAGASGRASRLLFLRCPSTRFRLAAGRSATALRAQPAAAEVVEQSVNTIRFLAVDAVEKAKSGHPGLPMGCAPLGHVLFDEFLRFNPKNPYWFDRDRFVLSAGHGCMLQYALLHLAGYDSVTMDDLKAFRQWGSRTPGHPENFETPGVEVTTGPLGQGFANAVGLALAEKHLAARFNKPDLNIIDHYTYVILGDGCQMEGVSNEASSLAGHWGLGKLIAFYDDNHISIDGSTDIAFTEDVLARYEALGWHTIWVKNGNTGYDDIRAAIKEAKAVKDKPTLIKVTTTIGYGSPNKANTYSVHGSALGSKEVEATRNNLSWLHEPFHVPDEVKRHWSHHIDEGSSLEAEWNKKFGEYEKKYHQEAADLKSIISGELPSGWDNALPTYTTENPADATRNLSQQCLNALAKAIPGFLGGSADLATSNMTLLKMFGDFQKDTPEERNIRFGVREHAMGAISNGIALHSPGLIPYCATFFVFTDYMRAAIRLSALCGSGVIFVMTHDSIGLGEDGPTHQPVEQLFSLRAMPNILMLRPADGKETSGAYKIAILNRKMPSVLALSRQKLQHLKGTSIEGVAKGGYIISDNSTGNKPDLILIGTGSELEIVEKAADELRKEGKAVRVVSLVCWELFEEQSEEYKESVLPCEVTARISVEAGVTFGWEKYVGQKGKAIGVDRFGSSAPAGKIYKELGLTVENVIETAKSL, encoded by the exons ATGGCGACGCGAGCTCCCacctctcccgccgccgcgggggcgtCCGGCCGTGCTTctcgcctcctcttcctccgttGCCCATCCACCCGCTTCCGGCTGGCCGCCGGCCGATCGGCGACCGCCCTCCGcgcgcagccggcggcggcggaggtggtggagcaGTCCGTGAACACCATCCGGTTCCTCGCCGTGGACGCCGTGGAGAAGGCCAAGTCCGGCCACCCGGGCCTCCCCATGGGCTGCGCGCCGCTGGGCCACGTCCTCTTCGACGAGTTCCTCCGGTTCAACCCCAAGAACCCCTACTGGTTCGACCGCGACCGCTTCGTCCTCTCCGCCGGCCACGGATGCATGCTCCAGTACGCGCTGCTTCACCTCGCCGGATACGACAGCGTCACG ATGGATGACCTGAAAGCTTTCCGGCAGTGGGGAAGCAGAACTCCTGGTCATCccgaaaattttgaaacaccTGGTGTTGAAGTCACCACTG GTCCTCTCGGGCAGGGTTTTGCAAATGCTGTTGGTCTAGCGCTTGCTGAGAAACATCTAGCTGCTCGTTTCAATAAGCCTGATTTGAATATCATTGATCATTACAC GTATGTTATACTCGGGGATGGCTGCCAAATGGAAGGTGTTTCAAATGAGGCATCCTCCCTTGCTGGTCATTGGGGTCTTGGAAAATTAATTGCCTTCTATGATGACAATCATATATCAATTGATGGTAGCACAGACATTGCTTTCACTGAAGATGTGCTTGCCCGATATGAGGCACTAGGATGGCATACTATCTGGGTGAAAAATGGCAACACTGGGTACGATGACATCCGTGCTGCAATTAAGGAAGCAAAGGCAGTCAAAGACAAGCCAACTCTTATCAAG GTGACTACTACTATTGGCTATGGATCTCCAAACAAGGCGAACACATATAGTGTTCATGGTAGCGCTTTAGGTTCCAAAGAAGTAGAGGCAACCAGAAACAATCTTTCCTGGCTTCATGAGCCTTTCCATGTTCCTGATGAGGTGAAGAG GCACTGGAGTCACCATATTGACGAGGGTTCTTCTCTGGAAGCTGAatggaataaaaaatttggtgaatatgaaaagaaatatCACCAGGAGGCTGCTGACTTAAAGAGCATAATTTCAGGGGAACTACCATCTGGGTGGGACAATGCTCTTCCA ACATATACTACTGAAAACCCTGCTGATGCTACAAGGAACTTATCTCAACAATGCTTGAACGCTCTTGCTAAAGCAATACCTGGATTTCTTGGAGGTAGTGCTGATCTTGCAACATCAAACATGACTTTATTAAAGATGTTTGGTGACTTCCAAAAAGATACTCCTGAAGAAAGAAACATCCGTTTTGGTGTTAGGGAGCATGCAATGGGTGCCATTTCAAATGGCATTGCACTCCACAGTCCTGGCTTAATACCTTACTGTGCTACGTTCTTTGTGTTTACTGACTATATGAGAGCTGCCATACGCCTTTCAGCCTTATGTGGATCAGGAGTGATCTTTGTGATGACTCATGATTCAATCGGCCTGGGTGAAGATGGGCCAACTCATCAGCCTGTTGAACAGCTATTCAGCCTCCGAGCTATGCCGAACATACTAATGCTTCGACCTGCTGATGGAAAGGAGACTTCTGGAGCTTACAAGATTGCAATTCTGAACAGGAAAATGCCCTCCGTCCTTGCCCTTTCTAGACAGAAGCTTCAACATTTGAAAGGAACATCAATCGAAGGTGTTGCTAAGGGAGGATACATTATTTCTGATAATTCAACAGGAAACAAGCCAGATCTCATTCTCATCGGCACTGGTTCTGAACTTGAGATTGTAGAAAAAGCCGCGGATGAGCTGAGGAAAGAAGGGAAGGCTGTACGAGTAGTTTCACTTGTTTGCTGGGAACTGTTTGAGGAACAGTCTGAGGAATATAAGGAGAGTGTTCTTCCATGTGAGGTAACTGCAAGGATCAGCGTCGAGGCTGGGGTAACATTTGGATGGGAGAAATATGTCGGACAAAAAGGTAAAGCTATTGGCGTCGACCGTTTTGGTTCTAGTGCCCCCGCTGGGAAAATATACAAGGAGCTTGGTTTGACAGTGGAAAATGTCATTGAAACAGCCAAATCACTGTAG
- the LOC102710685 gene encoding OVARIAN TUMOR DOMAIN-containing deubiquitinating enzyme 1-like isoform X2, with the protein MAFKVKFKSSLFRKASAGGSGGDGGEEATPPSSPPSSSRPRMVHKKVAKSSGDCLFMSAQNECPLYIGRNDSAPLTMHNYLALRKKWWRLLAGKRTYLRPPKSHLGHDGAFKCPNARPSTLGCQEPLLALVHLSTEKHIIKQKIKLLGEQYALVRQVRKDGSSFYRAFVFSLMENLGQMLEKQVEIARLMERVDMSLEKLSDLEWDKAYFLNPAAYFSSVANEFDDLVKSVADGLPADELYKSSLQEIKSSRTLSLLRLLTEIEIRTREEDYLPCPLGYTDALEFCVKMVRPMDIEPGVTQIKALSNALGVPLRIEVADSSSQFGAVQVTRIYFFPQSEPTDPSESSPGKATETLEQQTDSVPVERAGECPSGNFLTSGGIPLVSLLYRPAHYDILYLK; encoded by the exons ATGGCGTTCAAGGTAAAGTTCAAGTCTTCCCTGTTCAGGAAAGCGAGCGCggggggcagcggcggcgatggcggcgaagAAGctacgccgccgtcgtctccgccTTCGTCTTCGCGGCCG CGCATGGTCCATAAGAAGGTGGCAAAATCCTCTGGAGATTGCTTGTTCATGAGTGCTCAAAACGAATGTCCACTTTATATTGGTCGGAATGACTCAGCACCGCTCACCATGCACAACTATTTGGCACTGCGCAAAAAATGGTGGCGCCTGCTCGCTGGCAAGAGAACATACCTCCGACCACCAAAGAGCCACCTTGGACACGATGGTGCCTTCAAGTGTCCAAATGCTCGTCCAAGTACATTAGGATGTCAG GAACCACTCTTGGCTTTGGTTCACCTATCTACAGAGAAACACATCATCAAGCAAAAGATCAAG CTTTTGGGCGAGCAATATGCTCTTGTCAGACAAGTGCGCAAAGATGGTAGCAGTTTTTACAGGGCCTTTGTCTTTTCCTTAATG GAGAATCTTGGACAAATGCTAGAAAAGCAAGTTGAGATCGCTCGGCTGATGGAACGCGTTGACATGTCCTTAGAAAAACTCTCCGACCTTGAATGGGACAAAGCATACTTCCTAAATCCTGCGGCATACTTCTCAAGTGTTGCTAAT GAGTTCGATGATTTGGTCAAGTCTGTTGCAGATGG TCTGCCTGCCGATGAATTGTACAAGAGCAGCCTACAAGAAATCAAGTCATCAAGGA CTCTTTCTTTGCTTAGATTGCTGACAGAGATTGAAATCCGCACACGAGAAGAGGACTACTTGCCATGTCCCCTTGGATATACTGATGCCCTTGAG TTTTGTGTGAAGATGGTGCGTCCCATGGACATTGAACCTGGTGTAACACAAATCAAGGCTCTATCAAACGCACTTGGCGTCCCGTTGCGCATCGAGGTTGCTGATTCAAGCTCTCAGTTTGGGGCAGTTCAAGTGACACGAATATATTTCTTCCCTCAATCAGAGCCTACGGATCCAAGTGAGTCCTCACCAGGCAAAGCCACAGAAACTCTGGAGCAGCAAACAGATAGTGTCCCAGTTGAGAGGGCTGGAGAATGCCCGAGTGGGAATTTCCTAACGTCCGGTGGCATACCTCTGGTGTCCTTGCTGTATAGGCCTGCCCACTATGACATTCTTTACCTCAAGTGA
- the LOC102710685 gene encoding OVARIAN TUMOR DOMAIN-containing deubiquitinating enzyme 1-like isoform X3, with protein sequence MAFKRMVHKKVAKSSGDCLFMSAQNECPLYIGRNDSAPLTMHNYLALRKKWWRLLAGKRTYLRPPKSHLGHDGAFKCPNARPSTLGCQEPLLALVHLSTEKHIIKQKIKLLGEQYALVRQVRKDGSSFYRAFVFSLMENLGQMLEKQVEIARLMERVDMSLEKLSDLEWDKAYFLNPAAYFSSVANEFDDLVKSVADGLPADELYKSSLQEIKSSRTLSLLRLLTEIEIRTREEDYLPCPLGYTDALEFCVKMVRPMDIEPGVTQIKALSNALGVPLRIEVADSSSQFGAVQVTRIYFFPQSEPTDPSESSPGKATETLEQQTDSVPVERAGECPSGNFLTSGGIPLVSLLYRPAHYDILYLK encoded by the exons ATGGCGTTCAAG CGCATGGTCCATAAGAAGGTGGCAAAATCCTCTGGAGATTGCTTGTTCATGAGTGCTCAAAACGAATGTCCACTTTATATTGGTCGGAATGACTCAGCACCGCTCACCATGCACAACTATTTGGCACTGCGCAAAAAATGGTGGCGCCTGCTCGCTGGCAAGAGAACATACCTCCGACCACCAAAGAGCCACCTTGGACACGATGGTGCCTTCAAGTGTCCAAATGCTCGTCCAAGTACATTAGGATGTCAG GAACCACTCTTGGCTTTGGTTCACCTATCTACAGAGAAACACATCATCAAGCAAAAGATCAAG CTTTTGGGCGAGCAATATGCTCTTGTCAGACAAGTGCGCAAAGATGGTAGCAGTTTTTACAGGGCCTTTGTCTTTTCCTTAATG GAGAATCTTGGACAAATGCTAGAAAAGCAAGTTGAGATCGCTCGGCTGATGGAACGCGTTGACATGTCCTTAGAAAAACTCTCCGACCTTGAATGGGACAAAGCATACTTCCTAAATCCTGCGGCATACTTCTCAAGTGTTGCTAAT GAGTTCGATGATTTGGTCAAGTCTGTTGCAGATGG TCTGCCTGCCGATGAATTGTACAAGAGCAGCCTACAAGAAATCAAGTCATCAAGGA CTCTTTCTTTGCTTAGATTGCTGACAGAGATTGAAATCCGCACACGAGAAGAGGACTACTTGCCATGTCCCCTTGGATATACTGATGCCCTTGAG TTTTGTGTGAAGATGGTGCGTCCCATGGACATTGAACCTGGTGTAACACAAATCAAGGCTCTATCAAACGCACTTGGCGTCCCGTTGCGCATCGAGGTTGCTGATTCAAGCTCTCAGTTTGGGGCAGTTCAAGTGACACGAATATATTTCTTCCCTCAATCAGAGCCTACGGATCCAAGTGAGTCCTCACCAGGCAAAGCCACAGAAACTCTGGAGCAGCAAACAGATAGTGTCCCAGTTGAGAGGGCTGGAGAATGCCCGAGTGGGAATTTCCTAACGTCCGGTGGCATACCTCTGGTGTCCTTGCTGTATAGGCCTGCCCACTATGACATTCTTTACCTCAAGTGA
- the LOC121054300 gene encoding putative FBD-associated F-box protein At1g55030: MATPTPTPTSSRHRRHARDRLSALPDGILARVLSHLGSVDAACAAILSRRWRHLPAAVPVVDLVEPEGDQICAVVGRHSATTPIRRIRVDEFWPPHDALDQAVAVAAATGGGLEEFDVKLRYPDCSNRRLCPFRGHPGASADFGDDAARESFVATPPQILRCDTLRRLRLTNWRLDVPADGVVSMPSLESASLKRVAAAGEAVQRLVSGCPNLADLTLDQCPGVDELVVASPRLDSFAITCCHNARRVVLRTERLRTLRYKGALPGDNFFALAGGCANVLAMTIEICGSLAGKPADAMTPITKLIARCTGLTFLHIHLRPAMAYHGGAIARALHHLPHLRQLALKGVIKDDRTVRSISTLLRSTPGLDVLTLSLVRPQKPKPYYLGIDSDDDEDDYSYSDDDDAAAALDTRVRLPPALWEAQVECLQRLRKMKLLNYKGTPCERMLARFLLSKASALQQLEVTLPAKTAKDRVKKLTDELRFWRADNRTRLLYFV; the protein is encoded by the coding sequence atggcgacgccgacgccgacgccgacgtcgaGCAGGCACCGTCGTCACGCTCGCGACCGGCTGAGCGCTCTCCCCGACGGGATACTGGCGCGGGTGCTCTCCCACCTCGGCTCCGTCGACGCGGCCTGCGCCGCCATTCTGTCCCGCCGGTggcgccacctccccgccgccgtccccgtcgtCGACCTCGTCGAGCCCGAGGGCGACCAGAtatgcgccgtcgtcggcaggcactcggcgacgacgcccaTCCGCAGGATCCGGGTCGATGAGTTCTGGCCGCCGCACGACGCGCTCGACcaggccgtcgccgtcgccgccgccaccggcggcggcctcgaggAATTCGACGTGAAGCTCAGGTACCCGGATTGCTCCAACCGCAGGCTCTGCCCCTTCCGCGGCCACCCTGGAGCCTCCGCcgacttcggcgacgacgccgcgcGCGAGTCGTTCGTCGCCACGCCGCCCCAGATCCTCCGTTGCGACACGCTGCGCCGCCTGCGGCTCACCAACTGGAGGCTCGACGTGCCGGCGGACGGCGTCGTTTCCATGCCGTCGCTGGAGTCCGCCTCCCTCAAGAgggtcgcggcggcgggcgaggcGGTGCAGAGGCTCGTCTCGGGGTGCCCGAACCTCGCCGACCTGACGCTGGACCAGTGCCCCGGCGTGGACGAGCTGGTCGTCGCCAGCCCGCGGCTCGACAGCTTCGCCATCACCTGCTGCCACAACGCCCGCCGCGTCGTGCTCCGCACCGAGCGCCTCCGGACGCTGCGCTACAAGGGCGCCCTCCCCGGCGACAACTTCttcgccctcgccggcggctgcgCCAACGTCCTGGCCATGACGATCGAAATCTGCGGGAGCCTCGCCGGGAAACCCGCCGACGCCATGACACCCATCACGAAGCTCATCGCCCGTTGCACCGGCCTCACATTCCTCCACATCCACCTCCGCCCGGCGATGGCGTACCACGGCGGCGCCATCGCGCGCGCgctccaccacctcccccACCTCCGGCAGCTCGCCCTCAAGGGCGTCATCAAGGACGACCGCACCGTCCGCTCGATCTCCACCTTGCTCCGCAGCACGCCGGGCCTCGACGTGCTCACGCTGTCCCTTGTCCGCCCCCAGAAACCGAAGCCATACTACCTCGGCATcgactccgacgacgacgaggacgactaCTCgtacagcgacgacgacgacgccgccgccgcactggACACACGAGTACGTCTGCCGCCGGCGCTGTGGGAGGCTCAGGTCGAGTGCCTGCAAAGGCTGAGGAAGATGAAGCTGCTCAACTACAAAGGGACGCCATGCGAGAGGATGCTTGCGAGGTTTCTCCTGTCCAAGGCGTCAGCTCTGCAGCAGCTCGAGGTTACCCTTCCCGCCAAAACCGCGAAAGATCGCGTAAAGAAGTTGACCGACGAGCTGCGATTCTGGCGCGCAGACAACCGGACAAGACTGCTGTATTTCGTATAG